A window of the Pedobacter frigiditerrae genome harbors these coding sequences:
- a CDS encoding alpha-amylase family glycosyl hydrolase, with translation MKKILLVLILATTLFSCKKSGTFPTPEPTPVTPTPSGSNALPSNAKDGVVFINGGTSAIVTLYAPAKTSVALIGDFNDWQATSNYQMKLAPDNNTWWVQIDNLNPNTEYAYQFLVNGTLKVADPYCEKVLDPNNDSYISAVVYPGLKAYPTGKTTGNVSTMQANKPVYAWKNGSFTRPAKDNLVVYELLIRDFTTEHSYASTLQKLDYLKDLGINAIELMPVTEFEGNLSWGYNISYYFAPDKYYGTKTALQGFIDECHGKGIAVIMDMVLNHSFGQSPMVQLYFDGSKPTSNSPWFNVDAKHPYNVGYDFNHESPATKYFSKNVMKFWMQQYKIDGFRFDLSKGFTQNYTTGDAPFAAYDASRVAIWKEYNNYIKSIDPNNFYVILEHFADATEEKVLADEGMMLWNNLNYNMNEATMGWLSSSDFSWGFFNKHNFAKSENLVNYIESHDEERLNYKNISFGNASGGYSVKDLATALKREEMAAAFLFAIPGPKMVWQFGELGYDISIDFNGRTGDKPIKWEYFNDSRRKALYDAYAKFIKLKKNNSIFSSPTYTYSTTNGIKYIKLTNGTNTVVVVGNFDVTNQTANIDFGAAGTWIDATGGANINLGSATFGATLAPGEYHIYSKQALN, from the coding sequence ATGAAAAAAATTCTTTTAGTTTTAATTCTAGCAACAACTCTTTTTTCTTGCAAAAAATCGGGAACGTTCCCGACGCCAGAGCCAACCCCAGTTACACCAACGCCTAGCGGTTCAAATGCACTACCTTCAAATGCGAAAGACGGAGTAGTGTTTATCAATGGCGGTACGTCAGCTATTGTTACTTTATATGCACCAGCTAAAACTTCGGTTGCCTTAATAGGCGATTTTAATGATTGGCAAGCGACTTCAAATTATCAGATGAAATTAGCACCTGATAATAATACTTGGTGGGTTCAAATTGATAACCTAAATCCGAATACCGAATATGCGTACCAGTTTTTGGTTAATGGAACTTTAAAAGTTGCAGACCCATATTGCGAAAAGGTGTTGGACCCAAATAACGACAGTTATATTTCTGCTGTTGTTTATCCTGGTTTAAAGGCATATCCGACAGGAAAAACCACTGGAAATGTGAGCACAATGCAAGCCAATAAACCTGTTTATGCTTGGAAAAATGGTTCATTTACCAGGCCAGCAAAAGATAATTTAGTGGTTTATGAGTTATTGATTCGCGATTTTACAACAGAACATAGCTACGCTTCTACCTTACAGAAATTAGATTATTTAAAAGATTTAGGCATAAATGCTATCGAGTTAATGCCAGTAACAGAGTTTGAAGGTAATTTAAGTTGGGGTTATAACATTTCTTATTATTTCGCTCCTGATAAATATTACGGCACAAAAACAGCATTACAAGGTTTTATCGACGAATGTCATGGAAAGGGCATTGCTGTTATTATGGATATGGTTTTGAACCACTCTTTTGGTCAATCGCCTATGGTACAATTGTATTTTGATGGTAGCAAACCAACTTCAAACTCGCCTTGGTTTAATGTTGATGCGAAACACCCATACAATGTAGGGTATGATTTTAACCACGAAAGTCCTGCAACAAAATATTTTTCGAAAAATGTGATGAAGTTTTGGATGCAACAATATAAAATTGATGGGTTCAGGTTCGATTTATCAAAAGGATTTACACAAAATTATACCACAGGTGATGCACCATTTGCAGCTTATGATGCGAGTAGAGTTGCCATTTGGAAAGAGTACAATAACTATATTAAAAGCATCGACCCAAATAATTTTTACGTGATTTTAGAGCATTTTGCTGATGCGACTGAAGAAAAAGTATTGGCAGATGAAGGGATGATGCTTTGGAATAACCTAAACTATAACATGAACGAAGCTACAATGGGTTGGCTTTCTTCATCAGATTTTTCATGGGGATTTTTTAACAAACACAATTTCGCAAAATCTGAAAACTTGGTTAACTACATAGAGAGTCATGATGAAGAACGTCTGAATTATAAAAACATTAGTTTCGGTAACGCATCTGGCGGATATTCTGTTAAGGATTTAGCTACGGCTTTAAAACGAGAAGAAATGGCAGCAGCATTTTTGTTCGCCATCCCAGGACCGAAAATGGTTTGGCAATTTGGAGAATTAGGTTACGATATCAGCATAGATTTTAATGGAAGAACAGGAGATAAACCTATTAAATGGGAATATTTTAATGATAGTCGTCGTAAAGCTTTGTACGATGCTTATGCTAAATTTATCAAACTTAAAAAGAACAATAGCATTTTTTCTAGTCCTACATATACTTATAGCACAACAAATGGCATAAAATATATCAAACTAACCAACGGCACAAATACTGTAGTGGTTGTAGGTAATTTTGACGTAACCAATCAAACGGCAAACATAGATTTTGGTGCAGCTGGAACCTGGATTGATGCAACTGGCGGTGCAAATATTAATTTAGGAAGCGCTACATTTGGGGCAACGCTTGCGCCTGGTGAATATCATATTTACAGCAAACAAGCCTTAAATTAA
- a CDS encoding acyl-CoA desaturase, with the protein MTQKVKFTNINKSTFYATLRKRVDAHFDDQNLSVHANGAMWFKAVFFLGTFIALYLSILLGDISPLIKLGMAIALGMFGAFVGFNICHDAIHKAFSANQTVNKAFSFLFSLIGASAYVWSICHNIVHHTYTNISGHDEDIDVAPGLIRFCQNEPVNKIQRYQHIYAFGLYSLAMLSWVFRKDYKKFFQTKIGCQVANHPRIEYFNLFFFKFLYYFLFIILPLILIDVTWWQFLIGFLAMQFAQGLVLGLVFQLAHVVEGTSFPHPNVDGNIEEAWAAHQMMTTANFAVNSKIAGFLCGGLNRQVEHHLFPKICHIHYPAIGKIVKETALEFNLPYIESPTFLHALGSHYRMLRKLGKEAYTAKQTEAPIPCLLTASIKITQPL; encoded by the coding sequence ATGACACAAAAAGTCAAGTTTACAAACATCAATAAATCTACGTTTTATGCTACCTTAAGAAAGCGAGTTGATGCGCATTTTGACGACCAAAATTTAAGTGTTCATGCCAATGGAGCTATGTGGTTTAAAGCAGTTTTCTTTTTGGGAACTTTTATTGCATTGTATCTTTCAATATTATTGGGTGATATCAGTCCGCTTATAAAATTAGGAATGGCAATTGCTTTAGGGATGTTTGGTGCATTTGTAGGTTTTAACATTTGCCACGATGCCATTCACAAAGCATTTTCGGCTAACCAAACTGTCAATAAAGCATTCAGCTTTTTATTTAGCTTAATTGGCGCAAGCGCTTATGTTTGGAGCATTTGCCACAATATTGTTCACCACACTTATACCAATATCTCTGGTCACGATGAAGATATTGATGTAGCACCAGGCTTAATCCGCTTTTGCCAAAATGAGCCTGTAAATAAGATACAACGCTACCAACACATTTATGCTTTTGGTTTGTATAGTTTAGCCATGCTTTCATGGGTTTTTAGAAAAGATTACAAGAAATTCTTCCAAACTAAAATTGGCTGTCAAGTTGCTAACCATCCAAGAATAGAATATTTCAATCTATTTTTCTTCAAATTTTTATACTATTTCTTATTCATCATTCTTCCCTTAATATTGATAGATGTGACTTGGTGGCAATTTTTAATTGGCTTTTTAGCCATGCAATTTGCGCAAGGTTTAGTATTGGGATTAGTATTTCAATTGGCCCATGTTGTGGAGGGAACAAGTTTTCCTCATCCAAATGTTGATGGAAATATCGAAGAGGCTTGGGCTGCACATCAAATGATGACAACTGCCAACTTTGCTGTAAATAGTAAAATTGCTGGCTTTTTATGTGGCGGTTTAAACAGACAGGTAGAACATCATTTATTTCCAAAAATTTGTCACATCCATTATCCAGCCATCGGAAAAATTGTAAAAGAAACAGCCTTAGAATTTAACTTGCCTTATATAGAAAGTCCAACATTTTTACACGCATTGGGTTCTCACTATCGCATGTTGCGTAAATTGGGCAAGGAAGCATATACAGCTAAGCAAACCGAGGCTCCAATCCCTTGTTTACTAACGGCTTCCATAAAAATTACCCAACCTTTGTAG
- a CDS encoding PAS domain-containing protein — MSFGFISGGGESGALIRSIDWSKNPLGPIEQWPQSLRTTLSIILNSKFPMFLFWGTELICFYNDAYRPSLGNDGKHPQAMGQRGAETWPEIWDFIKPLIDQVLDGGEATWNEDQLLPIYRNGKIEDVYWTFSYSPAYDETGKPAGVFVTCSETTSKVMTLNSLNDYKEELEFALNAAELGTWDYNPLTNKFTANKRLKKWFGLPSTAEIDLNLALNSIIEKDREKVSSAISDALDFNSGGNYTIQYTIVNAKNGKERIVKAKGKALFDFNHIAYRLNGTLQDVTDEIEAQNAFKESEENFRKLILQAPIGMIILKGESLFVELVNDAYLKLAGKQRKYFEEKPLWDALPEAKTLGFDKILKKVMQTGISYHGNEQQLNLVVDGKKETVYVNYVYEPLKDIDGTINRIMVVAIDVTEITESKLKIQDAEERARLATESTGLGIFALDLRNGDLKTSGRFDQIFGFDKKVARSNYISVIHPDDHDVRLKAHKRALLNGHLYYEVRVIWPHDNSIHWVRAEGKIYYDADNKPMRMLGTLMDITPQRKAKEELIRINQRLEIALETASLGSYEMNVFTRKITFSEQFNKNYGLSPKANLSYDDLLDFIEPEFKENVIAAVNSAILNTTIYQAEYKIRWRDNSIHWIKESGKAQYDDKGNPVSFIGVSYDITDIKQLQQQKDDFIGIASHELKTPVTSIKAYAQVLEKILTKKGDVMEAGLMKKMDAQLNRLTSLIGDLLDVTKVNSGKIQYNHTRFDFNEMVEFVIEDLQRTTENHQIIADLKYVGLVFTDKERVSQVVTNLITNAIKYSPNAEQIIVHTYIDNKDVVVCVEDFGIGIAEDKLNKVFEQFYRVSGSMQHTFPGLGLGLYISSEIIKREGGKIWVNSTEGKGSKFCFSIPLQKPD, encoded by the coding sequence ATGAGTTTCGGATTCATTAGCGGAGGAGGCGAAAGTGGCGCTCTTATCCGCTCTATTGATTGGAGTAAAAATCCCCTTGGGCCAATTGAACAATGGCCTCAAAGCTTGCGTACAACTTTGAGCATTATCTTAAATTCAAAATTCCCTATGTTTTTGTTCTGGGGAACAGAATTAATCTGTTTCTACAATGATGCCTATAGACCAAGTTTGGGTAATGACGGCAAACATCCTCAAGCGATGGGCCAGAGAGGTGCTGAAACATGGCCAGAGATTTGGGACTTCATTAAACCATTAATTGACCAAGTTCTTGATGGTGGAGAAGCCACTTGGAATGAAGACCAACTTTTACCAATTTACCGTAATGGCAAAATAGAAGACGTTTATTGGACTTTTAGTTATAGTCCGGCTTACGATGAAACGGGCAAACCAGCTGGTGTTTTTGTTACTTGTAGCGAGACTACTAGTAAGGTTATGACTTTAAATTCCTTAAATGATTATAAAGAAGAGTTAGAATTTGCGCTTAATGCAGCAGAGCTTGGAACTTGGGACTATAATCCACTTACTAATAAATTTACTGCCAATAAGAGGTTAAAGAAATGGTTTGGACTTCCTTCTACTGCAGAAATAGACCTGAACTTAGCATTAAATTCAATTATTGAAAAAGATAGGGAAAAGGTGAGTTCTGCAATTTCCGACGCTTTGGATTTTAACTCTGGAGGCAATTATACCATCCAATACACTATAGTAAATGCAAAAAACGGAAAGGAAAGAATAGTAAAAGCTAAAGGAAAAGCACTATTCGATTTCAATCATATTGCCTATCGCTTAAATGGAACTTTACAAGACGTAACTGATGAAATTGAAGCACAAAATGCTTTTAAAGAGAGCGAAGAAAATTTCAGAAAACTTATTTTGCAAGCACCAATTGGGATGATTATTCTCAAAGGCGAAAGTTTATTTGTAGAGCTAGTAAACGATGCTTATTTAAAACTAGCTGGGAAACAAAGAAAATATTTTGAAGAAAAACCACTCTGGGATGCCTTACCAGAAGCAAAAACTTTAGGTTTTGACAAAATTCTTAAAAAGGTTATGCAAACAGGCATCTCTTACCATGGAAACGAACAACAATTAAACCTAGTTGTAGATGGAAAAAAAGAAACTGTTTATGTGAACTATGTTTATGAGCCATTAAAAGATATTGATGGGACAATAAACAGAATCATGGTTGTCGCCATAGATGTAACCGAAATAACTGAAAGCAAGCTTAAAATACAAGATGCAGAAGAACGTGCTCGATTGGCAACTGAATCTACTGGTTTAGGCATTTTTGCGCTCGATTTGCGTAATGGAGACCTAAAAACTTCTGGAAGATTTGATCAAATTTTTGGATTTGACAAAAAAGTAGCTAGGTCTAATTATATTTCAGTTATTCATCCAGACGACCATGATGTTAGGTTAAAAGCGCATAAAAGGGCACTGCTTAATGGTCATTTATATTATGAAGTTAGGGTGATTTGGCCTCACGACAATTCTATTCATTGGGTAAGGGCCGAAGGAAAAATTTACTATGATGCTGATAATAAGCCAATGAGAATGTTGGGTACATTGATGGATATTACCCCACAACGTAAAGCAAAGGAAGAACTAATTCGAATCAATCAAAGGTTAGAGATTGCTTTAGAAACGGCCAGTTTAGGTTCTTATGAGATGAATGTTTTTACTCGTAAAATTACCTTCTCAGAACAGTTCAACAAAAACTATGGTTTATCGCCTAAGGCAAATTTAAGCTATGATGACTTACTAGATTTTATTGAACCAGAATTTAAGGAAAATGTAATTGCAGCTGTAAACTCAGCTATTTTAAATACAACAATTTATCAAGCAGAGTACAAAATTCGATGGAGAGACAACTCTATCCATTGGATAAAAGAATCTGGTAAAGCGCAATATGATGATAAAGGCAACCCTGTAAGTTTTATTGGCGTATCTTATGATATTACTGATATTAAACAATTACAACAGCAAAAAGATGATTTTATCGGCATTGCCAGCCATGAATTAAAAACACCGGTTACTAGCATAAAAGCTTACGCCCAGGTATTGGAGAAAATATTAACAAAAAAAGGTGATGTAATGGAAGCAGGGCTGATGAAAAAAATGGATGCCCAATTGAATCGTTTGACTAGTTTAATTGGAGATTTATTAGATGTTACAAAGGTAAATTCTGGCAAGATACAGTATAATCACACTCGTTTTGACTTTAATGAAATGGTTGAGTTTGTAATTGAGGATTTACAAAGAACAACTGAAAATCATCAAATTATTGCCGATTTAAAATATGTAGGATTAGTTTTTACAGATAAAGAAAGGGTTAGCCAAGTGGTAACCAATTTAATTACCAATGCCATCAAGTATTCCCCAAATGCTGAACAAATTATTGTTCATACTTATATTGATAATAAAGATGTTGTTGTTTGTGTTGAAGATTTTGGAATTGGCATTGCAGAAGATAAATTGAATAAAGTTTTTGAACAGTTCTATCGAGTAAGTGGGAGCATGCAACATACTTTTCCAGGGCTTGGATTAGGCCTTTATATCTCTTCAGAAATTATTAAAAGAGAAGGTGGCAAAATATGGGTAAATAGCACTGAGGGAAAGGGTTCAAAATTCTGTTTCTCCATTCCTCTACAAAAACCAGACTAA
- a CDS encoding ectonucleotide pyrophosphatase/phosphodiesterase: MRLLLLAVVFSFFFLNVCGQDTTQKVVANRYNSIEQQKKPYVILISIDAFRWDLADKYQAKNLIKLRESGVQADYLKPSYPSLTFPNHYGIATGMYPSHHGIVDNTFYDQKRGVVYKKSDKIMAVDSSWYGGKPLWVIAEQQKMLSAVFYWPGSEISMDGIKPTYLFNYSEIIPIDRRINVVKDWLKLPDDKRPHFIALYFPQVDKAAHNYKPESEETRVAVKIVDDAIGKMVDAAKASGLDVNFIVLSDHGMATIDRENTITLPKAIDLNHFKVPTGNALLHIYANEKQYIKPTYKALKAEAKDYDVYLSKNIPKAWHYNKKEDKYNRIGDILLVPHLPKVFNINGVKPDVGQHGFDPAIPEMHATFYAWGPNFKSGLKIPAFENVNVYPLITKILGLSYTQKIDGKEKILAPILK, encoded by the coding sequence ATGAGATTGTTATTACTTGCTGTAGTTTTTTCATTTTTCTTTTTAAACGTTTGTGGTCAAGACACTACTCAAAAAGTAGTTGCCAATAGGTATAACAGCATTGAGCAACAGAAAAAACCGTATGTAATTTTAATTTCGATTGATGCATTTAGATGGGATTTAGCAGATAAATACCAAGCTAAAAACTTGATTAAATTGAGGGAAAGTGGGGTGCAGGCAGATTACTTAAAACCATCTTATCCTTCGCTAACTTTCCCAAATCATTATGGTATTGCTACAGGTATGTATCCTTCTCATCATGGAATTGTTGATAATACTTTCTACGACCAGAAGAGAGGAGTTGTCTACAAAAAATCAGATAAAATAATGGCCGTTGATAGCTCTTGGTACGGAGGTAAGCCACTATGGGTAATAGCAGAACAGCAGAAAATGTTAAGCGCTGTTTTTTATTGGCCAGGCTCTGAAATTTCGATGGATGGTATAAAACCAACTTATCTTTTTAATTATAGTGAGATTATCCCAATTGATAGAAGAATTAATGTGGTTAAAGATTGGTTAAAATTGCCAGATGATAAACGCCCACACTTTATAGCATTATATTTTCCACAAGTAGACAAGGCTGCGCACAATTACAAACCAGAATCTGAGGAAACAAGAGTTGCAGTTAAAATTGTAGATGATGCCATTGGTAAAATGGTTGACGCTGCAAAAGCAAGTGGATTGGATGTGAATTTCATTGTGCTTTCAGACCATGGAATGGCAACAATAGATAGAGAGAATACAATCACTTTGCCAAAGGCGATTGATTTAAATCATTTTAAAGTTCCGACAGGGAATGCGCTCCTGCACATTTATGCGAATGAAAAGCAATACATTAAGCCAACTTATAAAGCATTAAAAGCAGAAGCCAAAGATTATGATGTTTACTTAAGCAAAAATATTCCCAAAGCTTGGCATTACAATAAAAAAGAAGATAAATATAACCGGATTGGAGACATTTTACTAGTTCCACATTTACCAAAAGTTTTTAATATCAATGGTGTAAAACCAGATGTTGGTCAACATGGTTTTGATCCAGCCATTCCTGAAATGCATGCTACATTTTATGCTTGGGGGCCGAACTTTAAATCTGGTTTAAAAATCCCTGCATTTGAGAATGTAAATGTCTATCCATTAATCACAAAAATACTCGGCTTGTCCTACACTCAAAAAATTGATGGCAAGGAAAAGATACTTGCCCCGATTTTGAAATAG
- a CDS encoding response regulator transcription factor, with translation MADLKIFIADDHQILIDGIISFFNELEGFEVIGYANDGINLLRDIAVKTPDIILLDLNMPKLDGISTLKKLKENYPNIKVIILSNYHQSQLIKETKSLGASGYILKNGSKSDLLTAIETAQSGKLYFPEAEEVNLDTQLVFTDEFMKKHQLTKREVEIIRLVCEELSSKEIGDKLFIAEFTVTTHRRNILSKLGLKNTPALINFAKQNGIA, from the coding sequence ATGGCAGATTTAAAAATATTCATCGCAGATGACCACCAAATATTAATTGATGGGATTATCTCTTTTTTTAACGAATTGGAAGGTTTTGAAGTTATCGGTTATGCCAATGATGGAATAAATCTATTGAGAGATATTGCCGTAAAAACTCCAGATATCATTTTATTAGATTTAAATATGCCTAAACTCGATGGAATATCAACCTTAAAAAAACTTAAAGAAAATTATCCAAATATTAAGGTTATCATTCTATCAAATTACCATCAATCTCAATTAATTAAGGAAACAAAGTCTTTGGGAGCGAGTGGATATATATTAAAAAATGGTTCTAAAAGTGATTTATTAACTGCAATAGAAACTGCACAAAGTGGAAAACTGTATTTCCCAGAGGCTGAAGAAGTGAATTTAGATACACAGCTTGTTTTCACCGATGAGTTCATGAAAAAACATCAGCTCACTAAAAGAGAAGTAGAGATTATTAGATTGGTTTGCGAAGAACTAAGTAGTAAGGAAATTGGCGACAAGTTGTTTATTGCTGAGTTTACGGTAACGACACACAGACGCAATATCTTAAGCAAATTGGGTTTAAAAAATACACCAGCGCTTATCAATTTTGCCAAACAGAATGGAATAGCTTAA
- a CDS encoding sensor histidine kinase, which produces MYKLLFVFFLTFFVNTAVFAQDGASQNAAKNTSYSDQDVNRFYEYIRYFNDALKLNSKKTAKGYLLLAENQLMLMNALNEARFCAEMALGYARIGDKKKAIAFQQKATMVSRGKTIILSIKNLNHLAQSFVLTNDTTGLKRLFDKAISTASKTEKKTVKIAYVNGLFGVDENVKASTLLNELYTDTPLPENERAEILNLLIINSIKLKKTQYIDKYYQELEQLKPSITANYLLAKGMYFELKNQYANASKTYQLLVKDFNAGKRENVYLEGVLQLAQLVSKQLKKDSANYYFALLEKAIIKPFQSTAIGIRYLKFFNAHQTRFKSANSTAIDKAINTKDSLYKNELIAVTKELQYKHKIEEDKQKAELLKRQRDIAKQRSVLIIGGLCLLVIVAGTTIYILYQRRKQANLLHLAEVERLKQVHKTDIIKKLSATQEAERWRIADQLHDEVGSMISVVRLNLSEHPLKKEPITPEKLETANRILADVANTVREMSHELMPVAIRQYGLINAIEQLINDINTSGKLYIEHLIYGFDDLSKYPEDFQVSFYRIVQELFQNIVKHSKATNAIFQLVELPDSINLYIEDNGKGIEKEKVDKTGKGIGLLANRIDYYEGKISIEGQPGKGTLIVIDIPTEHMVGEQKD; this is translated from the coding sequence ATGTATAAACTGCTATTCGTTTTTTTTCTAACGTTTTTTGTAAATACTGCCGTATTTGCACAGGATGGCGCATCTCAAAATGCAGCTAAAAACACCTCTTACTCAGATCAAGATGTAAATCGTTTTTACGAGTACATAAGGTATTTTAACGATGCCTTAAAACTAAATAGCAAAAAGACAGCAAAAGGTTATCTACTATTAGCAGAGAATCAATTAATGTTGATGAATGCATTAAACGAAGCCAGATTTTGTGCTGAAATGGCACTAGGTTATGCAAGAATCGGCGATAAGAAAAAAGCCATTGCCTTTCAACAGAAAGCAACTATGGTTTCTAGAGGGAAAACAATTATTCTTTCAATTAAAAACCTTAATCATTTAGCACAAAGTTTTGTTTTAACTAATGATACAACAGGGTTGAAAAGACTTTTTGACAAGGCGATTTCTACTGCATCAAAAACCGAGAAAAAAACTGTAAAAATTGCTTATGTGAATGGGCTATTTGGGGTTGATGAAAATGTAAAAGCATCAACTTTGTTAAATGAATTATACACAGACACACCACTACCAGAAAATGAACGAGCAGAAATTTTAAACTTATTGATTATCAACTCTATAAAACTTAAAAAAACACAATATATTGATAAATATTATCAAGAGTTAGAACAGTTAAAACCAAGTATAACTGCTAATTACCTATTGGCAAAAGGGATGTATTTTGAGCTGAAAAATCAATATGCAAATGCCAGTAAAACCTACCAACTTTTAGTAAAGGATTTCAACGCTGGCAAACGAGAAAATGTTTACCTAGAAGGAGTGCTACAGCTTGCACAATTAGTGAGCAAACAGCTTAAAAAGGATAGTGCAAATTATTATTTTGCCCTTTTAGAAAAAGCTATAATTAAACCTTTTCAGTCTACTGCCATTGGAATTAGGTATTTGAAATTTTTTAATGCCCATCAAACGCGTTTTAAATCGGCTAATTCAACGGCTATTGATAAGGCAATAAACACCAAAGATTCCCTTTATAAAAACGAATTAATCGCTGTTACAAAAGAGCTACAATACAAGCATAAAATTGAGGAGGATAAACAAAAGGCCGAACTGCTTAAAAGACAAAGGGATATAGCGAAACAACGCTCAGTGTTAATCATTGGAGGTTTGTGTTTGCTTGTGATTGTTGCTGGAACTACAATCTACATTTTATACCAACGACGAAAACAAGCTAATTTACTGCATTTGGCAGAAGTAGAACGCTTAAAACAAGTTCATAAAACTGACATCATCAAAAAACTATCTGCAACACAAGAGGCCGAGCGCTGGCGCATCGCCGACCAGCTACATGATGAAGTTGGCTCTATGATTTCAGTAGTGCGATTAAATCTTTCTGAACATCCACTCAAAAAAGAACCAATCACACCTGAGAAATTAGAAACAGCAAATAGAATATTAGCCGATGTTGCAAACACAGTTAGAGAAATGAGCCATGAGTTAATGCCTGTTGCGATTAGGCAATATGGTTTGATTAACGCTATTGAACAACTCATTAATGACATTAACACTTCTGGCAAGCTTTATATTGAACATTTAATATACGGTTTTGATGACCTTTCTAAATATCCAGAAGATTTTCAGGTTAGCTTTTATAGAATTGTTCAAGAGCTTTTCCAGAATATCGTTAAACACTCAAAAGCAACAAATGCTATTTTTCAGTTGGTAGAGCTTCCCGATTCTATTAACCTTTATATTGAGGATAATGGTAAGGGAATTGAAAAAGAAAAAGTAGACAAAACAGGAAAGGGAATTGGTTTATTGGCCAATAGAATTGATTATTACGAAGGTAAAATAAGCATTGAAGGGCAACCAGGGAAGGGGACCTTAATTGTAATTGATATACCAACTGAGCATATGGTTGGAGAGCAGAAAGACTAA